A region from the Natronoarchaeum mannanilyticum genome encodes:
- a CDS encoding DUF99 family protein: MKPGTRALGVAESYDGSRDAEESTLAGAVVRADRAVDGVRFERCTVGGTDATESVRSLTDRLAREDVRYVFLAGIALSWYNVVDLYGVHDAVDRPVLSVTFEESDGLEAAIAQAFEGDALERRLELYRAQPPRRRVEVNDQEVFVRCVGAGEETAERLVREFTPAGGRPEPLRVARQVARAGHAYRFGE; the protein is encoded by the coding sequence TTGAAGCCCGGCACGCGGGCGCTCGGCGTCGCCGAATCGTACGACGGGTCGCGGGATGCCGAGGAGTCGACGCTGGCGGGCGCGGTCGTGCGCGCGGACCGCGCGGTCGACGGAGTCCGGTTCGAGCGCTGTACGGTCGGGGGCACCGACGCCACCGAGAGCGTCCGATCGCTGACCGATCGGCTCGCGCGCGAGGACGTTCGCTACGTTTTTCTGGCGGGTATCGCGCTGTCGTGGTACAACGTCGTCGACCTGTACGGCGTCCACGACGCCGTCGATCGGCCGGTGCTGTCGGTAACGTTCGAGGAGAGCGACGGGCTGGAAGCGGCCATCGCCCAGGCGTTCGAGGGCGACGCGCTGGAGCGGCGGCTCGAACTGTACCGCGCCCAGCCGCCGCGGCGTCGCGTCGAGGTGAACGACCAGGAGGTGTTCGTGCGCTGCGTCGGCGCCGGTGAGGAGACCGCCGAGCGGCTGGTGCGGGAGTTCACGCCCGCCGGCGGGCGCCCGGAACCGCTCCGGGTGGCCCGCCAGGTCGCCAGAGCGGGCCACGCGTACCGGTTCGGAGAGTAG
- a CDS encoding MFS transporter — protein MNDDRSQFYALYLVRFAEGFGFIALITLLPYYINELDPSATSIFGVTVGAGFVIGMYTTGFTLAQTLAVIPLSWAGDRFDKRTVLLALLSVGAVAYALFPQVDSSLSFILLRGLQGVAVTGTSLMSLSLVGQLADHGTRANYIGKSNAAAFAASIVGSLSAGAVYQEFGFGPIFGVIVALTTLAWLVALRFLPRDETRVSGFPFSDLALNRRILTITSFRFQYAFAVTLVRTWVPIYAGVAAASGGLAYGALAVSLTVVAEKFTNMCCQPFTGRLSDDHGRALFVFAGGGAYGVVALLVPLSPTIGGALGLPDALPVLGPLSPAFLPLVTLSGLLGVADSFREPASMALFADAGTEDGGVASSFGIRELVWRPGSVAAPLLGGWLMTEVSMASVFYVGGAFALTGVGAFLAILVRLHGRRALAEW, from the coding sequence GTGAACGACGACAGGTCGCAGTTCTACGCGCTCTACCTCGTGCGGTTCGCGGAAGGCTTCGGGTTCATCGCGCTGATCACGCTGCTGCCGTACTACATCAACGAACTCGACCCCTCAGCGACGTCGATCTTCGGCGTCACCGTCGGCGCCGGCTTCGTCATCGGGATGTACACCACGGGCTTCACGCTGGCCCAGACCCTCGCGGTGATCCCGCTGTCGTGGGCGGGTGACCGGTTCGACAAACGAACCGTGCTGTTGGCGCTGCTGAGCGTCGGCGCCGTCGCGTACGCGCTCTTCCCGCAGGTCGACTCCAGCCTCTCCTTTATCCTGCTGCGCGGGCTCCAGGGCGTCGCGGTCACCGGTACCAGCCTGATGTCGCTGTCGCTGGTCGGGCAGCTCGCCGACCACGGGACGCGCGCGAACTACATCGGAAAGTCGAACGCCGCGGCGTTCGCGGCCTCGATCGTCGGCAGCCTCAGCGCCGGCGCGGTGTACCAGGAGTTCGGCTTCGGCCCGATCTTCGGCGTGATCGTCGCGCTGACGACGCTGGCGTGGCTGGTGGCGCTCCGATTCCTCCCACGCGACGAGACGCGCGTCTCGGGCTTCCCGTTCTCCGATCTCGCCCTGAACCGCCGGATCCTCACGATCACGAGCTTCCGGTTCCAGTACGCCTTCGCCGTGACGCTCGTTCGGACGTGGGTGCCGATCTACGCCGGCGTCGCCGCGGCGTCGGGCGGACTGGCCTACGGCGCGCTTGCGGTGAGCCTCACGGTCGTCGCCGAGAAGTTCACCAACATGTGCTGCCAGCCGTTCACCGGCCGCCTCTCGGACGACCACGGCCGCGCGCTGTTCGTCTTCGCGGGCGGCGGCGCCTACGGCGTCGTAGCGCTGCTGGTCCCGCTCTCGCCGACGATCGGCGGAGCGTTGGGGCTGCCGGACGCCCTACCCGTGCTCGGGCCGCTCTCGCCGGCGTTCCTCCCGCTGGTGACGCTCTCGGGGCTGCTCGGCGTCGCCGACAGCTTCCGCGAGCCCGCGAGCATGGCGCTCTTTGCCGACGCCGGCACCGAGGACGGCGGCGTGGCGTCGAGCTTCGGCATCCGCGAGCTGGTCTGGCGGCCGGGCAGCGTCGCGGCGCCGCTGCTGGGGGGCTGGCTGATGACCGAGGTGAGCATGGCGTCGGTGTTCTACGTCGGCGGCGCGTTCGCGCTCACCGGCGTCGGCGCGTTTCTGGCGATCCTCGTGCGGCTCCACGGGCGGCGGGCGCTCGCGGAGTGGTAA
- a CDS encoding MATE family efflux transporter, with protein sequence MAGTDRKRVDVTTGPIAPKLGRLAWPLVLGNLLQTVYNVADMFWVGRVSAEAVAAVSLMFPLSWMFVSTAMGITASTIALVSQHVGAGDDRQADRVVAQTILLTLAVSAVLAAVGFAARRELLWLIGARGQVFVEALAYIEVIFLALPFTFLFFAFRASLQGAGDTKTAMWLVLLSAGLNVVIDPFFVLGWGPFPAWGTFGAAVATFISRGAATAAGIYVLLRGGFGVRLRLGDLEPDLSILRKLVDVGYPATLDGWARSFAAVVMAGFVARFGAAPTAAYGVGIRLMSITWSVAGAVGQATATGVGQNLGAKTPERAARVTWVATAATMALLASVAAVVFAFPAQAMRIFIDDPAVVAEGVLFLRIIAPFWAFFGGVMVIQGGFRGAGDTRVAMALSILSRWVFRVPVAIALAFAWTLTIPGVDITLNGFAIGVEGIWWAFSTGAFLSFLVAVAWFRLGNWQEGVIEESEEPGTGPGPAAADTDGDAEFVDD encoded by the coding sequence GTGGCGGGGACCGATCGCAAGCGCGTCGACGTGACGACGGGGCCGATCGCGCCCAAGCTCGGCCGGCTCGCGTGGCCGCTGGTGCTGGGGAACCTGCTCCAGACCGTTTACAACGTCGCGGACATGTTCTGGGTCGGCCGCGTGAGCGCCGAGGCCGTCGCCGCGGTGTCGCTGATGTTCCCGCTGTCGTGGATGTTCGTCTCGACGGCGATGGGGATCACCGCGTCGACGATCGCGCTGGTCTCCCAGCACGTCGGCGCCGGCGACGACCGACAGGCCGACCGGGTCGTCGCCCAGACGATCCTGCTGACGCTCGCCGTCTCGGCGGTGCTCGCCGCGGTCGGCTTCGCCGCTCGCCGCGAGCTGCTGTGGCTGATCGGCGCGCGCGGCCAGGTGTTCGTCGAGGCGCTGGCGTACATCGAGGTGATCTTCCTCGCCTTGCCGTTCACGTTCCTGTTTTTCGCGTTCAGAGCGTCGCTGCAGGGCGCCGGCGACACCAAGACCGCGATGTGGCTCGTCCTGCTCTCGGCGGGGCTGAACGTCGTGATCGACCCCTTCTTCGTGCTCGGCTGGGGGCCGTTCCCCGCGTGGGGCACCTTCGGCGCCGCCGTCGCGACGTTCATCTCGCGCGGCGCCGCGACCGCGGCCGGCATCTACGTCCTGCTTCGCGGCGGCTTCGGCGTCCGGCTGCGGCTGGGCGACCTGGAGCCCGACCTCTCGATTCTCCGGAAGCTCGTCGACGTGGGCTACCCCGCGACGCTGGACGGCTGGGCGCGAAGTTTCGCCGCGGTCGTGATGGCCGGGTTCGTCGCGCGCTTCGGCGCCGCGCCGACCGCGGCCTACGGCGTCGGCATCCGGCTGATGTCGATCACCTGGAGCGTCGCTGGCGCCGTCGGGCAGGCCACCGCGACCGGCGTCGGCCAGAACCTCGGCGCGAAGACGCCCGAGCGCGCCGCCAGGGTCACCTGGGTCGCCACCGCGGCGACGATGGCGCTGCTCGCGAGCGTCGCCGCGGTCGTGTTCGCGTTCCCCGCTCAGGCGATGCGGATCTTCATCGACGACCCCGCGGTCGTCGCGGAGGGCGTCCTGTTTCTCCGGATCATCGCGCCGTTCTGGGCCTTCTTCGGCGGCGTGATGGTGATCCAGGGCGGATTTCGGGGCGCGGGCGACACCAGGGTCGCGATGGCGCTGTCGATCCTCTCGCGGTGGGTGTTCCGGGTGCCCGTCGCGATCGCGCTGGCGTTCGCCTGGACGCTGACGATCCCCGGCGTCGACATCACCCTGAACGGGTTCGCGATCGGCGTCGAGGGGATCTGGTGGGCGTTCTCGACGGGCGCGTTCCTGTCGTTCCTCGTGGCGGTGGCGTGGTTCCGTCTGGGGAACTGGCAGGAGGGCGTTATCGAGGAGAGCGAGGAGCCCGGCACCGGACCGGGCCCGGCGGCCGCTGACACCGACGGCGACGCCGAGTTCGTGGACGACTGA
- a CDS encoding N-acetyltransferase has protein sequence MVRRYEHPDDFDDLWDLKSAFERELGASTGGDEKEASYEAKLDRTYRERYREWVAECVEKDEGCIHVAAVDAEDQSATDDDDGQTASADALAGYAFVLPEELSMIWDAAVLNEIYVREPYRGTGVADDLLDAAVETAERQDLPLDRLVLDVDPSNERAQAFYRGHGFEPWGEMVARSL, from the coding sequence ATGGTCAGGCGATACGAGCACCCGGACGACTTCGACGACCTCTGGGACCTCAAGAGCGCCTTCGAACGCGAACTCGGCGCGAGCACCGGCGGCGACGAGAAGGAAGCCTCCTACGAGGCGAAGCTCGACCGCACCTACAGGGAACGCTATCGCGAGTGGGTCGCCGAGTGCGTCGAGAAAGACGAAGGCTGCATTCACGTCGCTGCGGTCGACGCCGAAGACCAGTCCGCGACGGACGATGACGACGGGCAGACTGCATCGGCCGACGCTCTCGCGGGCTACGCCTTCGTCCTTCCCGAGGAGCTCTCGATGATCTGGGACGCCGCAGTGCTCAACGAGATCTACGTCCGCGAGCCGTACCGCGGCACCGGCGTCGCCGACGACCTGCTCGACGCCGCCGTCGAGACCGCCGAGCGCCAGGATCTCCCGCTCGATCGGCTGGTGTTAGACGTCGACCCGAGCAACGAGCGCGCGCAGGCGTTTTACCGTGGCCACGGATTCGAGCCGTGGGGCGAGATGGTCGCCCGATCGCTGTAA
- the pyrE gene encoding orotate phosphoribosyltransferase, translating to MANDDLITALRDADAVQYGEFELSHGGTSEYYVDKYLFETDPHCLGLIAEAFAERLDDDKLAGVALGAVPLVAVTSVETGLPYVIARKQKKEYGTANLIEGELEEGEEVVVLEDIATTGQSAVDAVEALREAGAEVNRALVVVDRQEGGAENLAEVGVELESLVTAEELLADER from the coding sequence ATGGCAAACGACGATCTCATCACCGCGTTGCGCGATGCCGACGCCGTCCAGTACGGGGAGTTCGAGCTCTCCCACGGCGGCACCAGCGAGTACTACGTCGACAAGTACCTGTTCGAGACCGACCCCCACTGCCTCGGATTGATCGCCGAGGCGTTCGCCGAGCGCCTCGACGACGACAAGCTCGCGGGCGTCGCGCTCGGCGCGGTGCCGCTGGTCGCGGTCACCAGCGTCGAGACCGGGCTGCCGTACGTCATCGCGCGCAAGCAAAAGAAGGAGTACGGCACCGCGAACCTGATCGAGGGCGAACTGGAGGAGGGCGAGGAGGTCGTCGTGCTCGAAGACATCGCCACCACGGGCCAGAGCGCCGTCGACGCCGTCGAGGCGCTGCGCGAGGCCGGCGCCGAGGTCAACCGCGCGCTGGTCGTCGTCGACCGTCAGGAGGGCGGCGCGGAGAACCTCGCCGAGGTCGGCGTCGAGCTGGAGTCGCTGGTCACCGCCGAGGAACTGCTCGCCGACGAGCGGTAG
- a CDS encoding DUF5786 family protein: MGFGSYDESEQDNQDFDADIDDEGVDSSSNEHDGDVEFEIGASNDELLDRLQDIKDD; this comes from the coding sequence ATGGGATTCGGTAGCTACGATGAGTCCGAACAGGACAACCAGGATTTTGACGCCGACATCGACGACGAGGGCGTAGACTCGTCGAGCAACGAACACGACGGGGACGTAGAGTTCGAGATCGGCGCATCGAACGACGAACTCCTCGATCGGCTACAGGACATCAAAGACGATTGA
- a CDS encoding aminopeptidase translates to MSDLRDAAETAVRQCLALDPEESCVIVTDDKREPIGEALYDVASEIDDEATILRYPPGDQHGEEPPAPVAVAMADADVFLAPTTKSISHTRARGDACDAGARGATLPGITEDVFTAGLDADYESIDAECDRMLDLVEDAEEVRVTTPQGTDITFGIGAREWLADTGMVHEPGDFSNLPAGEVFVSPETATGTFVVDGTMRPHGLLDEGQRLRFEVEDGFVTEISDDEIREQVETAAEEVGRDAYNLAELGIGTNLAVDELVGSVLLDEKAGGTVHIAIGDDAGIGGDTDAPLHLDGILREPTVEVDGEAIELPAVDR, encoded by the coding sequence ATGAGCGACCTCCGCGACGCCGCCGAGACCGCGGTGCGCCAGTGCCTGGCGCTCGACCCCGAGGAGTCCTGCGTGATCGTCACCGACGACAAGCGCGAGCCGATCGGCGAGGCGCTGTACGACGTCGCCAGCGAGATCGACGACGAGGCGACGATTCTCCGGTACCCCCCGGGCGACCAGCACGGCGAGGAGCCGCCCGCGCCCGTCGCCGTAGCGATGGCCGACGCAGACGTGTTCCTCGCGCCGACGACCAAGAGCATCAGTCACACCCGCGCTCGCGGGGACGCCTGCGACGCCGGCGCCCGCGGCGCGACGCTGCCCGGCATCACCGAGGACGTCTTCACGGCCGGGCTGGACGCCGACTACGAGTCGATCGACGCCGAGTGCGACCGGATGCTCGACCTCGTCGAGGACGCCGAGGAGGTCCGCGTGACGACGCCCCAGGGTACCGACATCACCTTCGGCATCGGCGCCCGCGAGTGGCTCGCCGACACCGGGATGGTCCACGAGCCCGGCGACTTCTCGAACCTGCCCGCCGGCGAGGTGTTCGTCAGTCCCGAGACCGCCACGGGCACGTTCGTCGTCGACGGGACGATGCGCCCCCACGGGCTGCTCGACGAGGGCCAGCGGCTTCGCTTCGAGGTCGAGGACGGCTTCGTCACCGAGATCTCGGACGACGAGATCCGCGAGCAGGTCGAGACGGCCGCCGAAGAAGTCGGTCGAGACGCTTACAACCTCGCGGAGCTCGGCATCGGCACGAACCTCGCGGTCGACGAGCTCGTGGGGTCGGTGCTGCTCGACGAGAAGGCCGGCGGCACGGTCCACATCGCGATCGGTGACGACGCGGGCATCGGCGGCGACACCGACGCGCCGCTGCACCTCGACGGCATCCTCCGGGAGCCGACCGTCGAGGTCGACGGCGAGGCGATCGAACTGCCCGCCGTCGATCGGTAG
- a CDS encoding DUF5809 family protein: MHADGFLAPESAADAREAYESVGPGAQVVVKEVAKAMELDAEEYDERVNADVIETARDAMFASLLEVRVGTSEEFEEWAEHYDGEVDVLGAEHVDNVAWHAGPDGEAVAATFQDEETAAVGTLRRQAYGRIYREIIAE, translated from the coding sequence ATGCACGCAGACGGATTTCTCGCACCGGAGAGCGCGGCCGACGCCCGCGAGGCCTACGAGTCGGTCGGGCCGGGCGCACAGGTCGTCGTCAAGGAGGTCGCGAAGGCGATGGAACTCGACGCCGAGGAGTACGACGAGCGCGTCAACGCCGACGTGATCGAGACCGCGCGGGACGCCATGTTCGCCTCGCTGCTGGAGGTCCGCGTCGGCACGAGCGAGGAGTTCGAGGAGTGGGCCGAGCACTACGACGGCGAGGTCGACGTGCTGGGCGCCGAGCACGTCGACAACGTCGCCTGGCACGCCGGTCCCGACGGCGAGGCCGTCGCGGCGACGTTCCAGGACGAGGAGACCGCCGCCGTCGGCACGCTGCGCCGGCAGGCCTACGGCCGCATCTACAGGGAGATCATCGCGGAGTGA
- a CDS encoding DUF5810 domain-containing protein has product MGYACPVCEAPQANGEHLANHLAFTAMLGREDHESWLDEHAPGWEESDPEALAEEVVDSVPETEFPQIFDDTTQDHDGHDHGAHDHQHGAAPEGTPFEQELAHQTRGAGRGDLSAEAQDVMAEAREMTEQMLDDGDDEDDAEVEGDDANDNG; this is encoded by the coding sequence ATGGGATACGCGTGTCCGGTCTGCGAGGCGCCACAGGCCAACGGGGAGCATCTGGCGAACCACCTCGCGTTCACGGCGATGCTCGGCCGCGAGGACCACGAGTCGTGGCTCGACGAGCACGCGCCGGGCTGGGAGGAGTCCGACCCCGAAGCGCTCGCGGAGGAGGTCGTCGATTCGGTCCCCGAAACCGAGTTTCCGCAGATCTTCGACGACACGACACAGGACCACGACGGCCACGATCACGGCGCCCACGATCACCAGCACGGCGCCGCGCCCGAGGGGACGCCGTTCGAGCAGGAACTCGCCCACCAGACCCGCGGTGCGGGCCGGGGCGACCTCAGCGCCGAGGCCCAGGACGTGATGGCCGAAGCCCGCGAGATGACCGAGCAGATGCTCGACGACGGGGACGACGAGGACGACGCCGAGGTGGAAGGCGACGACGCGAACGACAACGGGTAA
- a CDS encoding NUDIX hydrolase, with product MTDNERDGGPNDVETADAEWPILESATEYETGWYDGGYDLIEQPDGTEKRYYWADLPAAVVIVASTGEEVIFVEQYRPTIRETQLELPAGIVEDGESYTTAAARELREETGFDPAGVSLLQQYKVATGVLRHDRGIVFAEGLEPVEPDLDDNEFLEVRSVPIEDALDVARENPTNDATLNGILLAKEDGLL from the coding sequence ATGACCGACAACGAGCGAGATGGCGGGCCGAACGACGTCGAGACGGCCGACGCCGAGTGGCCGATCCTCGAGTCCGCGACCGAGTACGAGACGGGCTGGTACGACGGCGGCTACGACCTCATCGAGCAGCCCGACGGCACCGAGAAGCGCTACTACTGGGCCGACCTCCCGGCGGCGGTCGTGATCGTCGCCTCGACCGGCGAGGAGGTGATCTTCGTCGAGCAGTACCGGCCGACGATCCGCGAGACGCAACTCGAACTGCCCGCCGGCATCGTCGAGGACGGCGAGTCCTACACGACCGCCGCGGCGCGCGAGCTCCGCGAGGAGACCGGCTTCGACCCCGCAGGCGTCTCCTTGCTCCAGCAGTACAAGGTCGCCACCGGTGTCCTCCGGCACGATCGAGGAATCGTGTTCGCCGAGGGGCTGGAACCCGTCGAACCGGATCTGGACGACAACGAGTTCCTCGAAGTACGATCCGTTCCGATCGAGGACGCGCTCGACGTCGCGCGCGAGAATCCGACGAACGACGCGACGCTCAACGGCATCCTGCTGGCGAAAGAGGACGGGCTGCTGTAG
- a CDS encoding DEAD/DEAH box helicase, with protein MSRQVQQVDTLFLHESQGDYYVVARRDDARLFRARLDLKETSAGPRPGRFRIKDGSSEEPRNPDEFVDIARMADRIRISEQTAPEHRDRLREMLDGYQLSAKVVRTCRICASAGRYSPLTSETAIQKDDEHVCPDCAKQELERELSYQGGLTSAAQNRLEELLLEVQDLERITNLLKGELDPDLTKFDTISATTDEVDPVPTDSLDLHPGIQNMLENRFDTLLPVQSLAVENGLLEGEDQLVVSATATGKTLVGEMTGIDRVLNGKGTMLFLVPLVALANQKHEDFEDEYGDMVDVSIRVGASRVKDNGERFDPNADVIVGTYEGIDHALRTGRDLGDIGTVVIDEVHTLKEEERGHRLDGLISRLKHYCEQREQERRDYSGAQYIYLSATVGNPRELAEGLRANLVEFEERPIPIERHVTFADQQEKTRLENKLVRREFDSESSKGYRGQTIIFTNSRRRCHEISRKLEYESAAYHAGLDYGQRKAVERKFGNQDLAAVVTTAALAAGVDFPASQVIFDTLAMGIEWLSVQEFHQMLGRAGRPDYHDKGTVYVLVEPDTSYHSSMEMSEDEVAFKLLKGEMEDVRTVYDERAAVEETLANVTVAGKGAKRLNDRMLGDVPTKHALGKLLQYEFIDGFEPTELGRVVTSHFLSPGDAFTMLDGIRKDKHPYDIVADIELQDEF; from the coding sequence GTGTCACGGCAGGTACAGCAGGTCGACACGCTGTTCCTCCACGAATCCCAGGGGGACTACTACGTCGTCGCTCGCCGCGACGACGCGCGCCTGTTTCGGGCGCGGCTCGACCTCAAGGAGACGTCGGCCGGCCCCCGACCCGGCCGATTCCGCATCAAGGACGGTTCCAGCGAGGAGCCGCGCAACCCCGACGAGTTCGTCGACATCGCGCGGATGGCCGACCGCATCCGCATCTCCGAGCAGACCGCCCCGGAGCACCGCGACCGACTCCGCGAGATGCTGGACGGCTACCAGCTGTCGGCGAAGGTCGTCCGGACCTGCCGGATCTGCGCGTCGGCGGGCCGGTACTCCCCGCTGACGAGCGAGACGGCGATCCAGAAGGACGACGAGCACGTCTGCCCCGACTGCGCGAAGCAGGAACTGGAGCGCGAACTCTCCTACCAGGGCGGGCTGACAAGCGCCGCCCAGAATCGCCTCGAAGAGCTCCTGTTGGAGGTCCAGGACTTAGAGCGGATCACGAACCTCCTCAAGGGCGAACTCGACCCCGATCTCACGAAGTTCGACACGATCAGCGCGACGACCGACGAGGTCGACCCGGTTCCGACCGACTCGCTCGATCTCCACCCCGGCATCCAGAATATGCTGGAGAACCGGTTCGATACGCTCCTTCCGGTCCAGAGCCTCGCGGTCGAGAACGGACTGTTAGAGGGCGAGGACCAGCTCGTCGTGAGCGCGACGGCGACCGGCAAGACGCTGGTCGGCGAGATGACCGGCATCGACCGCGTTTTGAATGGCAAGGGGACGATGCTGTTTCTCGTCCCCCTCGTTGCGCTGGCCAACCAGAAACACGAGGACTTCGAAGACGAGTACGGCGACATGGTCGACGTGTCGATCCGCGTCGGCGCGAGCCGCGTCAAGGACAACGGCGAGCGGTTCGACCCGAACGCCGACGTGATCGTCGGCACGTACGAGGGGATCGACCACGCGCTGCGGACGGGGCGGGATCTGGGCGACATCGGCACCGTCGTCATCGACGAGGTCCACACGCTCAAGGAAGAGGAGCGGGGCCACCGCCTCGACGGACTGATCTCGCGGCTCAAGCACTACTGCGAACAGCGCGAGCAAGAACGTCGGGACTACTCCGGCGCCCAGTACATCTACCTCTCGGCGACGGTGGGCAACCCCCGCGAACTCGCGGAGGGGCTGCGCGCGAACCTCGTCGAGTTCGAGGAGCGCCCGATCCCGATCGAGCGCCACGTCACGTTCGCCGACCAGCAAGAAAAGACCAGACTGGAGAACAAGCTCGTTCGGCGGGAGTTCGACAGCGAGTCCTCGAAGGGGTACCGCGGCCAGACGATCATCTTCACCAACTCGCGGCGGCGCTGCCACGAGATCAGCCGCAAGCTGGAGTACGAGTCGGCGGCGTACCACGCCGGGCTCGACTACGGCCAGCGCAAGGCCGTCGAGCGCAAGTTCGGCAATCAGGATCTCGCGGCCGTCGTCACCACGGCGGCGCTGGCGGCGGGCGTCGACTTCCCGGCCTCGCAGGTGATCTTCGACACGCTCGCGATGGGGATCGAGTGGCTCTCCGTCCAGGAGTTCCACCAGATGCTCGGGCGGGCGGGCCGTCCCGACTACCACGACAAGGGGACGGTGTACGTGCTCGTCGAGCCCGACACCTCCTACCACTCCAGCATGGAGATGAGCGAGGACGAGGTGGCGTTCAAGCTCCTGAAAGGCGAGATGGAGGACGTCCGGACGGTGTACGACGAGCGCGCGGCCGTCGAGGAGACGCTCGCGAACGTCACGGTCGCCGGGAAGGGCGCAAAGCGGCTCAACGACCGGATGCTCGGCGACGTGCCGACCAAGCACGCGCTGGGCAAGCTCCTCCAGTACGAGTTCATCGACGGGTTCGAGCCGACCGAACTGGGCCGAGTGGTGACGAGTCACTTCCTCTCGCCCGGCGACGCGTTCACGATGCTCGACGGGATTCGGAAGGACAAGCATCCCTACGACATCGTCGCCGACATCGAGCTGCAAGACGAGTTCTGA